The Schizosaccharomyces pombe strain 972h- genome assembly, chromosome: I genome contains a region encoding:
- the cul3 gene encoding cullin 3, whose protein sequence is MQRSAKLKIRAPRKFSANQVDFATHWEVLQRAIGDIFQKSTSQLSFEELYRNAYILVLHKYGEKLYNHVQDVIRSRLKEETVPAIYKNYDASLLGNALLDIRKNDSYSTSWSRSLEAAHRFLSSLVNSWKDHIVSMQMISSVLKYLDKVYSKSADKVPVNENGIYIFREVVLLNSFEIGEKCVETILILVYLERKGNTINRPLINDCLDMLNSLPSENKKETLYDVLFAPKFLSYTRNFYEIESSTVIGVFGVVEYLKKAEKRFEEEKERSKNYLFTKIASPLLSVVEDELLSKHLDDLLENQSTGFFSMIDSSNFEGLQLVYESFSRVELGVKSLKKYLAKYVAHHGKLINETTSQALEGKMAVGRLSSNATMATLWVQKVLALWDRLNTIISTTMDADRSILNSLSDAFVTFVDGYTRAPEYISLFIDDNLKKDARKAIEGSIEATLQNSVTLFRFISEKDVFEKYYKTHLAKRLLNNRSISSDAELGMISRLKQEAGNVFTQKLEGMFNDMNLSQELLQEYKHNSALQSAKPALDLNVSILASTFWPIDLSPHKIKCNFPKVLLAQIDQFTDFYLSKHTGRKLLWYPSMGSADVRVNFKDRKYDLNVSTIASVILLLFQDLKENQCLIFEEILEKTNIEVGDLKRNLQSLACAKYKILLKDPKGREVNAGDKFYFNENFVSNLARIKISTVAQTRVEDDSERKRTLEKVDESRKHQADACIVRVMKDRKVCEHNQLMAEVTRQLNPRFHPSPMMIKRRIEALIEREYLQRQADNGRIYEYLA, encoded by the exons ATGCAGCGGTCAGCGAAGTTAAAAATTCGAGCGCCACGAAAA TTTTCTGCTAACCAAGTAGACTTTGCTACACATTGGGAAGTCTTGCAGCGAGCTATTGGGGATATATTTCAGAAAAGCACATCTCAATTATCGTTTGAAGAGTTGTATAGAAATGCATATATACTTGTTCTACATAAGTATGGAGAAAAGCTTTATAATCATGTACAGGATGTTATTAGATCGAGGcttaaagaagaaactgtTCCAGctatttacaaaaactATGACGCTTCCTTATTAGGGAATGCTCTATTGgatattagaaaaaatgattcCTATTCTACTTCATGGTCGAGATCATTGGAAGCGGCTCATAGATTTTTATCGTCTTTAGTTAATTCCTGGAAGGATCACATTGTTTCAATGCAAATGATATCTAGtgtattaaaatatttggacaaggtttattcaaaatctgCAGACAAAGTTCCTGTTAATGAAAACGGAATATATATCTTTCGTGAAGttgttttgttaaatagttttgaaattggaGAGAAATGTGTCGAAACTATTCTAATTCTGGTTTATCTTGAACGTAAAGGGAATACAATAAATCGACCCTTAATAAATGACTGCTTAGATATGCTAAACTCTTTGCCTtcagaaaacaaaaaggaaACTCTTTATGATGTTTTATTTGCTCCAAAGTTTTTATCTTACACAAGAAATTTCTATGAAATAGAATCATCAACAGTCATCGGCGTATTTGGAGTTGTGGAGTATCTGAAAAAAGCAGAGAAAAGATTTgaggaagaaaaggagaGGTCCAAGAATTACCTGTTCACAAAAATAGCTAGCCCCCTTCTATCCGTTGTTGAAGATGAGCTTTTGAGTAAACATTTGGACGATTTGCTTGAAAATCAATCAACTGGCTTTTTCTCGATGATCGACTCTTCAAACTTCGAGGGTCTTCAATTGGTTTACGAAAGCTTTTCTAGAGTGGAACTTGGCGTGAagtctttaaaaaaatacttggCGAAATATGTAGCGCATCATGGAAAATTAATCAATGAAACTACTAGCCAAGCGCTTGAAGGAAAGATGGCTGTTGGTCGTCTATCATCTAATGCTACAATGGCAACATTATGGGttcaaaaagttttggCCTTATGGGATAGACTAAATACAATTATAAGTACTACTATGGATGCTGATCGGTCTATCTTGAACTCTTTATCAGATGCTTTTGTTACGTTCGTAGACGGATATACCCGAGCCCCCGAGTACATTTCACTATTCATTGATGACAATCTGAAAAAAGATGCTAGAAAAGCAATAGAAGGCTCTATTGAAGCAACACTTCAAAATTCTGTTACGTTATTTCGGTTTATTTCAGAAAAAgatgtttttgaaaaatattacaaaacACACCTTGCAAAAAG GTTGTTGAATAATCGATCAATATCTTCCGATGCAGAGCTCGGAATGATCAGTAGGCTGAAACAAGAAGCTGGTAATGTTTTTACTCAAAAGCTCGAAGGAATGTTTAATG ATATGAATCTTTCACAAGAATTGTTACAGGAGTACAAACATAATTCTGCGTTACAGTCGGCCAAG CCTGCTTTGGACTTAAACGTTTCAATTTTGGCTTCTACATTTTGGCCCATCGATTTATCGCCTCacaaaattaaatgtaACTTTCCGAAAGTTCTCCTGGCTCAGATAGATCAATTTACggatttttatttatcgAAACATACGGGGAGAAAATTATTGTGGTATCCTTCTATG GGAAGTGCTGATGTCCGTGTTAATTTCAAAGACAGAAAATATGACTTGAATGTATCGACTATTGCATCTGTTATTCTATTGCTTTTCCAAGAcctaaaagaaaatcagtgtttaatttttgaggagattttggaaaaaaccAATATAGAAGTTGGGGATTTGAAGCGCAATCTTCAGTCCCTTGCTTGTGCAAAATACAAGATTTTGCTAAAGGATCCAAAAGGAAGGGAGGTGAATGCAGGTGACaagttttatttcaatGAGAACTTTGTTTCAAATCTCGCCCGGATTAAAATATCGACAGTTGCTCAGACTCGTGTTGAGGATGATAGTGAGAGAAAACGTACATTAGAGAAGGTAGACGAGTCAAGGAAGCATCAAGCAGATGCCTGTATTGTTAGAGTGATGAA GGATCGCAAAGTGTGCGAACACAATCAGCTGATGGCAGAGGTTACAAGACAGTTAAACCCTCGTTTCCACCCTAGTCCGATGATGATTAAGCGACGAATTGAAGCTTTAATAGAGCGGGAGTACCTACAAAGACAAGCCGATAATGGTCGCatttatgaatatttaGCATAG
- the tim15 gene encoding TIM23 translocase complex subunit Tim15: MWSFARYTQKFCLRNLQLKNFSNKVKVSSLLFCSPNVRNISNWQCKRFTQSDAKDLASGVPSVKSDADQLQPKPTYNVSFTCTVCNTRSNHNFSKQAYHNGTVLVQCPKCKNRHLMADHLKIFSEERVTIEDILAKKGETFKKGYGQVINGNVVEFKPPQFKIRPAKSSSSNSSK, translated from the exons ATGTGGAGCTTTGCACGGTATACTCAAAAATTCTGTTTACGAAATTTgcagttaaaaaatttttcaaacaagGTAAAGGTTTCAAGTTTACTTTTCTGTTCCCCGAATGTGAGAAACATTTCTAATTGGCAATGCAAACGCTTCACTCAAAGCGATGCTAAAGATCTTGCAAGTGGTGTTCCCTCTGTAAAATCAGATGCTGATCAATTACAACCTAAACCGACTTATAatgtttcttttacttGTACCGT ATGTAACACTAGGTCAAATCACAATTTCTCCAAGCAGGCCTACCATAATGGGACCGTTTTAGTTCAATGTCCTAAGTGCAAAAATCGGCACTTGATGGCtgatcatttaaaaatattctcTGAAGAACGGGTGACGATTGAAGACATTTTAGCTAAGAAAGgggaaacttttaaaaaaggctATGGTCAAGTAATCAATGGCAATGTTGTAGAATTTAAGCCCCCTCAATTTAAAATTCGACCAGCaaaatcatcttcttccAATTCTTCCAAATGA
- the gup1 gene encoding MBOAT family O-acyltransferase — protein sequence MLRLFRFDVLETSTKDTERPNSKSSRLSSTSGSSHPSSSSRLTVRSAVPEKSAFGSIEFIFYFSVILSILTIACFKIHYVSSPKHPNYKNIEKYLKPGWLFGQKVDSADFQYSAFRENMPILLLVIIVYNFLWRLVKLVFTKNTNDELAIKNNYRLCFSLLFALLVYGTGVIYVLTIALINYLISKSLKNSIFNPLLTWTLDISVVFFKEYFAYCKFSSLHPGLGFLDQYTGILERWYVLFNITMLRLVSFNMDYYWSLKHNSEKLNTLIFDKDREPTTLTFRERVDYSCLDEDYNLKNFLTYIFYAPLYLAGPIISFNNFMSQMKYPTVSTLKYRNLLYAIRFLVCVLTMEFLLHYAYVTAISKDGNWNQYSAVESAMISFIVLFMTWLKLLIPWRLFRLWSLIDDIEPPENIVRCMCNNYSAVGFWRAWHRSFNRWLIRYIYVPLGGSNHSILNLFIIFTFVALWHDISWELFAWGWLIVLFILPERLCCFMSRRTGLTKHPYYRYISGFGAALNIYFMIICNLIGFAVGIDGIKNVLVSFFLTLKGAMSAIAAFIMFFSAVQIMFQIRVNEEEEGINLRC from the exons ATGTTACGTTTATTTCGATTTGATGTTCTTGAGACTTCGACCAAAGATACTGAAAGACCCAATTCTAAAAGTTCACGGTTAAGTTCGACTTCTGGTTCAAGTCATccatcttcatcttcacGTTTGACCGTTCGAAGCGCAGTTCCGGAAAAGAGCGCTTTTGGTTCCatagaatttattttttacttttctgTCATTCTATCGATTCTAACAATTgcttgttttaaaattcattatgTTAGTTCTC CAAAACATCCCAATTACAAAaacattgaaaaatatttaaagcCTGGGTGGTTGTTTGGACAAAAAGTCGATTCCGCTGATTTTCAGTATTCCGCGTTTCGTGAAAATATGCCAATCTTACTACTTGTAATTATTGTCTATAATTTTCTCTGGAGACTCGTTAAGCTTGTCTTCACAAAAAATACTAATGATGAACTCGCtataaaaaacaactaTCGACTTTGCTTCTCCCTGCTGTTTGCATTACTTGTCTACGGGACTGGCGTTATATATGTTTTAACAATTGCATTGATCAATTATCTCATTTCTAAGTCTCTAAAGAACAGTATTTTTAATCCACTCTTGACATGGACATTAGATATATCAGTGgtgttttttaaagaatatttTGCCTATTGCAAATTTTCTAGCCTTCATCCAGGCCTAGGGTTTTTG GATCAATATACTGGGATTCTTGAGCGCTGGTATGTTCTTTTTAACATTACCATGCTTCGGCTCGTGTCATTTAATATGGATTATTACTGGTCCTTAAAGCACAACTCTGAAAAACTTAAC ACTCTAATATTTGACAAAGATCGTGAGCCAACAACATTGACGTTTCGTGAAAGGGTTGATTATTCTTGTCTTGATGAAGATTATAATCTTaagaattttttgacatacattttttatgcCCCTTTATATTTAGCGGGCCCTATCATTTCgttcaacaattttatgTCCCAG ATGAAATATCCCACAGTTTCAACGCTAAAATACAGGAACCTTCTTTATGCAATTCGATTTTTAGTATGTGTTCTCACCATGGAGTTTTTACTTCACTATGCATACGTTACTGCTATTTCTAAGGACGGAAATTGGAATCAATACAGTGCGGTTGAATCCGCAATGATAAGCTTTATCGTTCTATTTATGACTTGGCTAAAATTGCTTATACCGTGGCGATTATTTAGATTATGGTCATTAATTGATGATATCGAACCTCCCGAAAACATAGTTCGATGCATGTGTAACAACTATTCAGCTGTTGGATTTTGGCGAGCATGGCACCGTAGTTTCAATCGATGGTTGATTAGGTATATTTACGTTCCTTTAGGAGGAAGTAATCATTCAATCTTGaacttatttattatattcaCCTTTGTCGCTCTTTGGCATGACATCAGTTGGGAATTATTTGCGTGGGGTTGGTTAATTGTACTATTTATTCTTCCAGAACGATTATGCTGCTTTATGTCGCGTAGAACTGGTCTTACTAAGCACCCTTACTATAGATACATCTCTGGATTTGGGGCTGCTCTaaatatttactttatGATCATTTGCAACTTGATTGGATTCGCAGTTGGAATTGATggaattaaaaatgttcTTGTCTCATTTTTTCTGACCCTCAAAG GTGCAATGTCCGCGATAGCAGCATTTATAATGTTCTTCTCTGCTGTACAAATCATGTTTCAAATTCGCgtaaatgaagaagaagaaggaatTAACTTGCGTTGCTGA
- the dop1 gene encoding family protein DOPEY gives MNTIIDASNDAKYRKYQDAIRKCIALFQTVEQWPDYISFLTKLHKVLQTHSSFVNIPCSLLVSRALAECLSPGLPSGVHKKTLEVYDYIFTIIGSKTLTNELSTWSYGLTPFFSISSIKTKHDYINIIKKHYVSLGVGIRPCFQAVFISLLSGLEEDVDESSQEVYHLLDDLVKVLNDEKFAWGCIWSTILSFPSQRPGALAYLLRVCNNLAEEDIQTRVIQPDSGLVVRSFAAAISDNDILVQRGYMDALLNYFPIQSTFYKDVKPFDLKLLHMSVASIVLRNDLSLNRRFYAWLMGLSKDTELSISDSSITVDENTLQQNMAIFFEGVKDLLSSKNSLMSFYKAFRILYALSDRRPLFTIVESQILPCVLHSYETLTNVFHRDDSKHLYESAVDHGRRLIMKFSDSELHTFLFHCVNKIVANTTENSDSAEAVKFILDSQNFFFESINTEYSFIIFTNLLMHLEKTSPNSDVDGVSMTILTICKILLNNFDWNFFNYNNSAIDSYAKCTLNLDSDFENGILTYEILYKKCKCSLLSLLKQYIKDSHVHHEVLLISLNLIKEASDTEFENEFLDLSLQGFKDNSWSFQTLGSFVKQLPSRILINSTACVNVILDRIWCELCMFSYFREEELLSVIWTLQEKLQTRIIESYFSTCIVKEQLELRAPTIYYTPFYNLLKKSAQQSLFHFVFDRPLLLLLNSLLEDESGRDYTAMMNWINASSSLQLRVLELMTENLLSLSPNLTSVNSLETAMTRYNINEDQRNSEASRCVYFLKLCTRIISYFQDLHPKEGRLKSAKQVEELCLVTWADALLIQKKSLTYSSFLAFLVKLCLDIVLTPQNIKTSTDVYIIQTWALRLLYQITSIWENPLKFESSLIVGLFALVQEVERSPSSTYRSFILSLLQMLEFLLSRLDGTIDLSSEQHYLLSNFVLVGMLNDDPGLSPKWLHAIKKLLPLLLQNLQLLMVNPIQSLCKFVHSFLDQHESMYLKYPDPVKDYACMDVFIAKLKMLSELVSAALLEFTYSPGPKKSNLEANGIIGNVISGVFAAESSGVSIDVNKRLSMLLTMQDALQTLFLSYSWHIRSSYADKTSKVFMNDSSVLKEASLSGLKEFYFCEPLECVETLVQIYLENNVECCQCIWDIFSFLSDSEPQYIVKQLVSSFFAREGIASYAGPSSLTAKITQLDILCCMSDFVSRVEGENTSKIFTEISKFVREIISSSNSFKNYLLVCLRMLLEVAKNVNTYCESRQQKDFIDLMGKTLSSVLFHAGKSSDPNLTVDFLAYHKAAADTFEVAKTQKKTSSVYLFVKYLDPSLLDFFCSEFVPKITELSKEEDKLVAWATSIVNVFITPLVKARTFPESLTTYHLDLLLVLSKHPFLSKSWRRDFWEIFNDNSLFRFDIDQLRKLSPVIYTALYQEISRLNDLITKSDLGVTTLFTSRDTQLGARQSNICRITILMLSSPRDFFLPSLPPLIDLVKRLITSDPEGVLKKDLFLFIRALALRTSSKHLLPLWPIVVSELLIIFKSYCMPNVAISKETLLDACRLLDFLTALKLEEFALHEWVVMLSPLDAVYWSGKTSRKSLVQKVSERLQEQASEKDDKSSVESEHSILTSTTRTPSLGIYTTDAQLRNFLNRISIDAYEESYSFSTIDIQSFENSIYREVLQRFSNAPLSPFSSIKAPSSLAGSSN, from the exons ATGAACACTATAATTG ACGCTTCGAATGATGCTAAATATCGAAAATACCAAGACGCCATACGAAAATGCATAGCTTTATTCCAAACTGTAGAACAATGGCCCGATTATATCTCCTTTTTAACAAAGCTGCACAAG GTTTTGCAAACTCACTCTTCGTTTGTTAATATTCCGTGTAGTTTATTAGTTTCACGAGCTTTGGCCGAGTGTCTCTCTCCCGGACTTCCTTCTGGTGTTCACAAAAAAACGTTGGAAGTCTACGACTACATTTTCACAATAATCGGAAGCAAGACTCTCACAAATGAATTATCTACATGGTCCTATGGTTTAACTCcgtttttttctatttcttcaattaaAACTAAACATGATTATATCAATATAATCAAAAAGCATTACGTTTCCCTAGGTGTTGGGATACGCCCGTGTTTTCAAGCTGTGTTTATTTCTCTTCTATCTGGCTTAGAGGAAGATGTCGATGAATCTTCTCAGGAAGTTTACCATCTATTAGATGACTTGGTGaaagttttaaatgatgaaaaatttgccTGGGGTTGTATTTGGTCTACTATTCTCAGTTTTCCCAGTCAACGGCCGGGTGCTTTAGCCTATCTGCTCCGTGTATGTAATAATTTAGCTGAAGAAGACATACAAACACGAGTAATTCAACCTGATTCTGGGTTGGTTGTTCGAAGTTTTGCAGCAGCTATCAGCGACAATGATATCCTTGTACAAAGAGGATACATGGATGCACTCCTTAATTACTTTCCCATACAGTCAACTTTCTATAAAGATGTTAAGCCTTTCGATTTAAAGCTCCTCCATATGTCTGTTGCTTCTATAGTTTTAAGGAACGATCTATCTCTAAATAGGAGATTTTATGCTTGGTTGATGGGTTTGTCTAAGGATACAGAATTGTCGATATCTGATTCTTCAATTACTGTTGATGAAAATACATTACAGCAAAATATGGcgatattttttgaaggtGTAAAAGATCTTCTGTCATCCAAGAATAGCTTAATGTCTTTTTATAAAGCTTTTCGTATTCTATATGCTTTATCTGATCGACGtcctttatttacaattgtCGAAAGCCAGATACTACCCTGTGTATTGCATTCTTACGAAACTCTCACGAATGTTTTTCATAGAGATGATTCAAAGCATTTATATGAATCTGCCGTAGATCACGGACGACGCTTAATAATGAAGTTTAGCGATTCCGAATTACAcacttttttgtttcattgtGTCAATAAAATAGTTGCGAATACTACGGAAAATAGCGATTCTGCGGAAGCCGTAAAGTTTATCCTGGACAGTCAGAACTTCTTCTTTGAGTCTATAAATACTGAATATTCATTCATAATTTTCACAAACTTACTTATGCATCTTGAAAAAACGTCTCCCAACTCTGATGTTGATGGGGTTTCTATGACTATTTTGActatttgcaaaattttattgaataacTTCGactggaatttttttaattataataattctGCTATTGACAGTTATGCGAAATGCACGTTAAACTTAGACTCGGACTTTGAAAATGGCATATTAACTTATGAGattttgtataaaaaatgcaaatgtTCGTTATTGTCACTGTTAAAGCAATACATAAAAGATTCTCATGTTCATCATgaagttttattaatatctCTTAATCTTATCAAGGAAGCTTCAGACAccgaatttgaaaatgagttTCTTGATCTATCCTTACAGGGATTTAAAGATAATTCGTGGAGTTTTCAAACCCTTGGTAGTTTTGTAAAGCAATTGCCATCAAGGATTTTGATTAACTCTACAGCTTGCGTCAATGTGATTTTGGATAGG ATTTGGTGTGAGCTATGTATGTTTTCTTATTTCAGAGAAGAGGAGCTTTTATCTGTTATTTGGACCCTCCAAGAGAAACTTCAAACTAGAATAATTGAATCGTACTTTTCAACGTGCATTGTGAAAGAGCAACTTGAGCTGAGAGCTCCAACGATATACTATACACCTTTCTataatcttttaaagaagagtg CTCAACAATCTCTGTTTCATTTCGTTTTTGACAGGCCCCTattacttttattaaattcattattaGAAGATGAGTCTGGGAGAGATTATACAGCAATGATGAATTGGATTAATGCATCAAGTTCTTTGCAATTACGTGTCTTGGAACTTATGactgaaaatttattgagTTTATCTCCCAATCTAACCAGTGTCAATTCTCTGGAAACGGCTATGACCagatataatataaatgaGGACCAGAGAAATAGTGAAGCTAGTCGATGTgtatattttctaaaactttGCACTCGTATaatttcttattttcaAGATCTTCATCCTAAAGAAGGAAGACTTAAGAGTGCGAAGCAGGTAGAGGAACTATGCCTGGTCACTTGGGCTGACGCCCTtttgattcaaaaaaaatctttaactTACTCTTCatttcttgcttttttagTCAAACTGTGCTTAGATATAGTATTAACTCCtcaaaacataaaaacGAGCACAGATGTGTATATTATTCAAACCTGGGCTTTGCGATTGCTTTACCAAATAACCTCCATATGGGAAAACCCTCTAAAATTTGAATCTAGTCTAATCGTTGGGTTGTTTGCGCTTGTACAGGAAGTTGAGCGTTCTCCTTCATCAACTTATCgaagttttattttgagtCTTTTGCAAATGCTAGAATTTTTACTCTCTCGATTAGATGGGACTATAGATCTTTCCTCTGAACAGCATTATCTGTTGtccaattttgttttggttGGAATGTTGAATGATGATCCAGGACTTTCGCCAAAGTGGCTACATGCTATAAAGAAGCTTTTACCTCTTCTTTTACAAAACCTTCAACTTTTGATGGTTAATCCCATTCAATCTTTGTGCAAATTTGTTCATTCATTTCTTGACCAACACGAGTCTATGTACCTAAAATACCCTGACCCAGTAAAAGATTATGCGTGCATGGATGTTTTTATTGCTAAGTTGAAAATGCTTAGCGAGTTAGTTTCAGCAGCCTTATTGGAATTCACATATTCACCCGGCCCCaagaaaagtaatttaGAAGCCAATGGTATCATCGGAAATGTCATTTCTGGTGTGTTTGCAGCGGAGTCGTCAGGCGTTAGCATCGATGTCAACAAGAGATTATCTATGCTTTTAACTATGCAGGATGCTTTgcaaacattatttttatcatatTCATGGCATATTCGGTCTTCATATGCTGATAAAACGTCAAAAGTATTTATGAATGATTCATCGGTTTTAAAAGAAGCATCCTTATCGGGATTAAAAGAGTTTTACTTCTGTGAACCTCTTGAATGCGTAGAAACGCTGGTACAAATCTATTTGGAGAACAATGTTGAGTGTTGCCAGTGTATATGGgatatattttcatttcttagTGATTCTGAACCTCAGTACATTGTTAAGCAAttagtttcttctttttttgcacGTGAAGGAATAGCTAGTTATGCAGGGCCTTCTAGTTTGACAGCAAAGATTACACAACTCGATATTTTATGCTGTATGTCTGACTTCGTCTCCAGAGTGGAGGGCGAAAACACATCTAAGATTTTTAcggaaatttcaaaatttgttcGGGAGATTATTTCTTCCTCAAACAGctttaaaaactatttGCTGGTATGTTTACGAATGCTACTGGAAGTTGCAAAAAACGTGAACACTTATTGCGAATCTCGCCAGCAAAAAGACTTTATTGATTTGATGGGGAAAACATTGTCCTCAGTCTTATTTCATGCAGGAAAATCAAGTGATCCAAACCTAACTGTAGATTTTCTGGCGTATCATAAAGCTGCTGCAGACACGTTTGAGGTTGCCAAAacacaaaagaaaactagCTCCGTGTATTTATTCGTAAAATACTTAGATCCCTCTTTGCTTGACTTTTTCTGTTCTGAGTTTGTTCCAAAAATAACCGAGCTTTCTAAGGAAGAAGATAAACTAGTTGCTTGGGCTACATCAATCGTCAATGTATTTATAACTCCTTTAGTAAAGGCTAGGACATTTCCGGAATCACTCACCACTTATCATTTGGACTTATTGCTCGTGTTGAGTAAACATCCGTTTTTGAGTAAATCATGGAGGCGCGATTTTTgggaaatttttaatgataattCACTGTTCAGGTTCGATATTGATCAATTAAGAAAGCTTTCTCCAGTAATATACACAGCTTTGTACCAAGAGATATCTAGATTAAATGATCTCATAACAAAATCTGATTTAGGCGTTACTACTTTATTTACATCTCGGGATACTCAACTAGGTGCAAGGCAGAGCAACATATGTCGGATCACAATATTAATGTTATCTTCTCCACGTGATTTTTTCCTGCCTAGTCTTCCACCTCTGATTGACCTTGTCAAACGGCTTATAACGTCTGATCCTGAAGgagtattaaaaaaggacctgtttttatttattagaGCTCTAGCTTTAAGGACCTCTTCGAAGCATTTGCTTCCATTATGGCCAATCGTTGTTAGCGAATTGTtgatcatttttaaatcttaCTGTATGCCAAATGTTGCCATTTCTAAAGAGACATTATTAGACGCATGCAGgcttttggattttttaactGCACTCAAACTTGAAGAATTTGCGCTACATGAATGGGTTGTGATGCTTAGTCCACTAGATGCTGTCTATTGGAGCGGAAAAACTAGCCGTAAATCCCTCGTACAAAAGGTTTCTGAGCGACTTCAGGAGCAAGCATCGGAGAAGGACGACAAATCCAGTGTTGAATCCGAACATTCTATTCTTACTTCAACTACAAGAACCCCTTCTTTAGGCATTTACACAACGGACGCTCAATTaagaaactttttaaatcgCATTTCTATAGACGCTTATGAAGAAAGCTACTCGTTTTCAACAATCGACATacaatcttttgaaaattctaTTTACAGGGAAGTTCTTCAAAGGTTTTCTAATGCTCCCCTATCTcccttttcttcaattaaGGCTCCATCAAGCCTGGCTGGCTCCAGTAATTAA
- the slx9 gene encoding ribosome biogenesis protein: MPKAKKRVSLASKASSRLPSSGKPSQQASIPNVELSSTVTSNSQVLNNDPLKETKKDKRKDRHFNWQQKFSNPKISASARKRRNRKARENLKVNVSSIGEVLPEIDLDISVANSRLKPVIKDSLSSKQTKSSMKRNTVEEIERFQAILKHPSFVSNPLETVREHLGNSLDSR, translated from the exons aTG ccaaaagcaaaaaaaagagtcaGTCTAGCGTCAAAAGCATCAAGTCGTTTACCGTCTTCTGGTAAACCTAGCCAACAAGCTAGTATTCCAAATGTCGAGTTATCTTCCACCGTTACTTCGAATAGTCAAGTGCTCAACAATGATCCGCTGAAAGaaacaaagaaagataAACGGAAAGACCGTCATTTCAACTGGcagcaaaaattttctaatcCAAAAATATCTGCTTCGGCTCGTAAGCGCCGGAACCGTAAAGCCAGAGAAAACCTGAAAGTCAATGTGTCTTCGATTGGAGAAGTACTTCCAGAAATTGATCTTGATATTTCGGTAGCTAACTCCAGGTTGAAGCCCGTAATTAAGGATAGTTTATCTTCTAAACAAACTAAGAGTTCTATGAAACGAAATACCGTTGAGGAAATCGAAAGGTTCCAAGCCATATTGAAGCACCCTTCATTCGTTTCAAATCCTTTGGAAACGGTACGGGAGCACTTAGGAAACTCTTTGGATAGTAGATAA